The following coding sequences lie in one Oncorhynchus kisutch isolate 150728-3 linkage group LG17, Okis_V2, whole genome shotgun sequence genomic window:
- the LOC109908261 gene encoding proto-oncogene tyrosine-protein kinase Src isoform X2: protein MGGTKSKPKDVSLGGGAGSLNFSPAQHTLTSNRNPAVDGTRQPTQALTNTPELALFGGAESTSSVTSPNRGTLAGGVTTFVALYDYESRTASDLSFRKGERLQIVNNTEGDWWLARSLTTGESGYIPSNYVAPSDSIQAEDHLRLPMASRWYFGKITRRDSERLLLGLENRKGTFLVRESETTKGAYCLSVLDYDNTKGLNVKHYKIRKLDSGGFYITSRTQFNNLQQLVAHYHKHADGLCHCLTEVCPVLKPQTQGLARDAWEIPRDSLRLDLKLGQGCFGEVWMGTWNGTTRVAIKTLKTGTMSPEAFLQEAQVMKKLRHEKLVQLYAVVSEEPIYIVTEYMGQGSLLDFLKGDMGKMLRLPQLVDMASQIASGMAYVERMNYVHRDLRAANILVGDNMVCKVADFGLARLIEDNEYTARQGAKFPIKWTAPEAALYGRFTIKSDVWSFGVLLTELATKGRVPYPGMVNREVLDQVERGYRMPCPAECPESLHDLMLTCWRKDAEERPTFEYLQGFLEDYFTSTEPQYQPGENL, encoded by the exons ATGGGGGGAACCAAAAGCAAGCCCAAAGACGTCAGCTTGGGAGGAGGGGCTGGTAGCCTCAACTTCAGCCCTGCCCAGCACACCCTCACATCCAATCGGAACCCTGCAGTGGACGGGACACGCCAGCCCACTCAGGCCCTGACCAATACCCCGGAGCTGGCCCTGTTTGGGGGTGCAGAGTCCACCAGTAGCGTCACGTCTCCTAACAGAGGGACACTTGCAG GAGGAGTGACGACGTTCGTGGCGCTGTATGACTACGAGTCTcgcactgcctctgatctgtctTTCAGGAAGGGCGAGCGGCTACAGATAGTAAACAACAc AGAAGGGGACTGGTGGCTGGCTCGATCTCTGACTACGGGAGAAAGTGGTTACATCCCCAGCAATTATGTGGCTCCCTCCGACTCCATCCAGGCAGAAGA TCATCTCAGATTGCCTATGGCTTCCAG GTGGTATTTTGGGAAGATCACACGTCGCGATTCGGAGCGGCTCTTGTTGGGTCTGGAGAACAGGAAAGGAACGTTcttagtgagagagagcgagaccaccAAAG GTGCCTACTGTCTGTCAGTCTTGGACTATGACAACACTAAAGGGCTGAACGTGAAACATTACAAGATCAGGAAGCTGGACAGTGGAGGGTTCTACATCACCTCACGCACTCAGTTTAACAACCTACAGCAGCTTGTCGCACACTACCACA aGCATGCAGACGGACTGTGCCACTGTCTGACAGAGGTGTGTCCCGTACTGAAGCCTCAGACCCAGGGCCTAGCACGCGATGCCTGGGAGATCCCCAGGGACTCCCTCCGCCTCGACCTCAAACTGGGACAGGGATGCTTCGGAGAGGTCTGGATGG GCACGTGGAATGGTACGACGCGGGTAGCAATCAAGACCCTGAAGACGGGTACCATGTCCCCCGAGGCCTTCCTCCAGGAGGCTCAGGTCATGAAGAAGCTGAGACATGAGAAGCTTGTCCAGCTCTATGCTGTGGTGTCTGAAGAACCCATCTATATTGTTACTGAGTACATGGGACAAGGGAGCTTATTGGACTTCCTGAAGGGAGACATGGGAAAGATGCTCCGCCTTCCTCAGCTGGTAGACATGGCCTCACAG ATTGCCTCAGGGATGGCGTACGTAGAGAGGATGAACTACGTCCACAGAGACCTCAGGGCTGCCAACATCCTAGTGGGAGACAACATGGTGTGTAAAGTGGCTGATTTCGGCCTGGCCCGCCTCATAGAAGACAACGAGTACACCGCCAGGCAGG GAGCAAAGTTCCCCATCAAGTGGACAGCCCCTGAAGCTGCGCTGTATGGCCGCTTCACTATCAAGTCTGACGTCTGGTCGTTCGGGGTCTTGCTGACCGAGCTGGCCACTAAAGGCAGAGTACCATATCCAG GCATGGTGAATCGGGAGGTGTTGGACCAGGTGGAGCGTGGTTACAGGATGCCCTGTCCAGCTGAGTGCCCTGAGTCCCTCCACGACCTCATGTTGACCTGCTGGAGGAAGGATGCCGAGGAGCGGCCCACCTTTGAGTACCTGCAGGGCTTCCTGGAAGACTACTTCACCTCCACTGAGCCCCAGTACCAGCCTGGAGAGAACCTGTAG
- the LOC109908261 gene encoding proto-oncogene tyrosine-protein kinase Src isoform X1 encodes MGGTKSKPKDVSLGGGAGSLNFSPAQHTLTSNRNPAVDGTRQPTQALTNTPELALFGGAESTSSVTSPNRGTLAGGVTTFVALYDYESRTASDLSFRKGERLQIVNNTRKLNSREGDWWLARSLTTGESGYIPSNYVAPSDSIQAEDHLRLPMASRWYFGKITRRDSERLLLGLENRKGTFLVRESETTKGAYCLSVLDYDNTKGLNVKHYKIRKLDSGGFYITSRTQFNNLQQLVAHYHKHADGLCHCLTEVCPVLKPQTQGLARDAWEIPRDSLRLDLKLGQGCFGEVWMGTWNGTTRVAIKTLKTGTMSPEAFLQEAQVMKKLRHEKLVQLYAVVSEEPIYIVTEYMGQGSLLDFLKGDMGKMLRLPQLVDMASQIASGMAYVERMNYVHRDLRAANILVGDNMVCKVADFGLARLIEDNEYTARQGAKFPIKWTAPEAALYGRFTIKSDVWSFGVLLTELATKGRVPYPGMVNREVLDQVERGYRMPCPAECPESLHDLMLTCWRKDAEERPTFEYLQGFLEDYFTSTEPQYQPGENL; translated from the exons ATGGGGGGAACCAAAAGCAAGCCCAAAGACGTCAGCTTGGGAGGAGGGGCTGGTAGCCTCAACTTCAGCCCTGCCCAGCACACCCTCACATCCAATCGGAACCCTGCAGTGGACGGGACACGCCAGCCCACTCAGGCCCTGACCAATACCCCGGAGCTGGCCCTGTTTGGGGGTGCAGAGTCCACCAGTAGCGTCACGTCTCCTAACAGAGGGACACTTGCAG GAGGAGTGACGACGTTCGTGGCGCTGTATGACTACGAGTCTcgcactgcctctgatctgtctTTCAGGAAGGGCGAGCGGCTACAGATAGTAAACAACAc GAGAAAGTTGAACAGCAG AGAAGGGGACTGGTGGCTGGCTCGATCTCTGACTACGGGAGAAAGTGGTTACATCCCCAGCAATTATGTGGCTCCCTCCGACTCCATCCAGGCAGAAGA TCATCTCAGATTGCCTATGGCTTCCAG GTGGTATTTTGGGAAGATCACACGTCGCGATTCGGAGCGGCTCTTGTTGGGTCTGGAGAACAGGAAAGGAACGTTcttagtgagagagagcgagaccaccAAAG GTGCCTACTGTCTGTCAGTCTTGGACTATGACAACACTAAAGGGCTGAACGTGAAACATTACAAGATCAGGAAGCTGGACAGTGGAGGGTTCTACATCACCTCACGCACTCAGTTTAACAACCTACAGCAGCTTGTCGCACACTACCACA aGCATGCAGACGGACTGTGCCACTGTCTGACAGAGGTGTGTCCCGTACTGAAGCCTCAGACCCAGGGCCTAGCACGCGATGCCTGGGAGATCCCCAGGGACTCCCTCCGCCTCGACCTCAAACTGGGACAGGGATGCTTCGGAGAGGTCTGGATGG GCACGTGGAATGGTACGACGCGGGTAGCAATCAAGACCCTGAAGACGGGTACCATGTCCCCCGAGGCCTTCCTCCAGGAGGCTCAGGTCATGAAGAAGCTGAGACATGAGAAGCTTGTCCAGCTCTATGCTGTGGTGTCTGAAGAACCCATCTATATTGTTACTGAGTACATGGGACAAGGGAGCTTATTGGACTTCCTGAAGGGAGACATGGGAAAGATGCTCCGCCTTCCTCAGCTGGTAGACATGGCCTCACAG ATTGCCTCAGGGATGGCGTACGTAGAGAGGATGAACTACGTCCACAGAGACCTCAGGGCTGCCAACATCCTAGTGGGAGACAACATGGTGTGTAAAGTGGCTGATTTCGGCCTGGCCCGCCTCATAGAAGACAACGAGTACACCGCCAGGCAGG GAGCAAAGTTCCCCATCAAGTGGACAGCCCCTGAAGCTGCGCTGTATGGCCGCTTCACTATCAAGTCTGACGTCTGGTCGTTCGGGGTCTTGCTGACCGAGCTGGCCACTAAAGGCAGAGTACCATATCCAG GCATGGTGAATCGGGAGGTGTTGGACCAGGTGGAGCGTGGTTACAGGATGCCCTGTCCAGCTGAGTGCCCTGAGTCCCTCCACGACCTCATGTTGACCTGCTGGAGGAAGGATGCCGAGGAGCGGCCCACCTTTGAGTACCTGCAGGGCTTCCTGGAAGACTACTTCACCTCCACTGAGCCCCAGTACCAGCCTGGAGAGAACCTGTAG
- the LOC109908261 gene encoding proto-oncogene tyrosine-protein kinase Src isoform X3, producing the protein MGGTKSKPKDVSLGGGAGSLNFSPAQHTLTSNRNPAVDGTRQPTQALTNTPELALFGGAESTSSVTSPNRGTLAGGVTTFVALYDYESRTASDLSFRKGERLQIVNNTRKLNSREGDWWLARSLTTGESGYIPSNYVAPSDSIQAEEWYFGKITRRDSERLLLGLENRKGTFLVRESETTKGAYCLSVLDYDNTKGLNVKHYKIRKLDSGGFYITSRTQFNNLQQLVAHYHKHADGLCHCLTEVCPVLKPQTQGLARDAWEIPRDSLRLDLKLGQGCFGEVWMGTWNGTTRVAIKTLKTGTMSPEAFLQEAQVMKKLRHEKLVQLYAVVSEEPIYIVTEYMGQGSLLDFLKGDMGKMLRLPQLVDMASQIASGMAYVERMNYVHRDLRAANILVGDNMVCKVADFGLARLIEDNEYTARQGAKFPIKWTAPEAALYGRFTIKSDVWSFGVLLTELATKGRVPYPGMVNREVLDQVERGYRMPCPAECPESLHDLMLTCWRKDAEERPTFEYLQGFLEDYFTSTEPQYQPGENL; encoded by the exons ATGGGGGGAACCAAAAGCAAGCCCAAAGACGTCAGCTTGGGAGGAGGGGCTGGTAGCCTCAACTTCAGCCCTGCCCAGCACACCCTCACATCCAATCGGAACCCTGCAGTGGACGGGACACGCCAGCCCACTCAGGCCCTGACCAATACCCCGGAGCTGGCCCTGTTTGGGGGTGCAGAGTCCACCAGTAGCGTCACGTCTCCTAACAGAGGGACACTTGCAG GAGGAGTGACGACGTTCGTGGCGCTGTATGACTACGAGTCTcgcactgcctctgatctgtctTTCAGGAAGGGCGAGCGGCTACAGATAGTAAACAACAc GAGAAAGTTGAACAGCAG AGAAGGGGACTGGTGGCTGGCTCGATCTCTGACTACGGGAGAAAGTGGTTACATCCCCAGCAATTATGTGGCTCCCTCCGACTCCATCCAGGCAGAAGA GTGGTATTTTGGGAAGATCACACGTCGCGATTCGGAGCGGCTCTTGTTGGGTCTGGAGAACAGGAAAGGAACGTTcttagtgagagagagcgagaccaccAAAG GTGCCTACTGTCTGTCAGTCTTGGACTATGACAACACTAAAGGGCTGAACGTGAAACATTACAAGATCAGGAAGCTGGACAGTGGAGGGTTCTACATCACCTCACGCACTCAGTTTAACAACCTACAGCAGCTTGTCGCACACTACCACA aGCATGCAGACGGACTGTGCCACTGTCTGACAGAGGTGTGTCCCGTACTGAAGCCTCAGACCCAGGGCCTAGCACGCGATGCCTGGGAGATCCCCAGGGACTCCCTCCGCCTCGACCTCAAACTGGGACAGGGATGCTTCGGAGAGGTCTGGATGG GCACGTGGAATGGTACGACGCGGGTAGCAATCAAGACCCTGAAGACGGGTACCATGTCCCCCGAGGCCTTCCTCCAGGAGGCTCAGGTCATGAAGAAGCTGAGACATGAGAAGCTTGTCCAGCTCTATGCTGTGGTGTCTGAAGAACCCATCTATATTGTTACTGAGTACATGGGACAAGGGAGCTTATTGGACTTCCTGAAGGGAGACATGGGAAAGATGCTCCGCCTTCCTCAGCTGGTAGACATGGCCTCACAG ATTGCCTCAGGGATGGCGTACGTAGAGAGGATGAACTACGTCCACAGAGACCTCAGGGCTGCCAACATCCTAGTGGGAGACAACATGGTGTGTAAAGTGGCTGATTTCGGCCTGGCCCGCCTCATAGAAGACAACGAGTACACCGCCAGGCAGG GAGCAAAGTTCCCCATCAAGTGGACAGCCCCTGAAGCTGCGCTGTATGGCCGCTTCACTATCAAGTCTGACGTCTGGTCGTTCGGGGTCTTGCTGACCGAGCTGGCCACTAAAGGCAGAGTACCATATCCAG GCATGGTGAATCGGGAGGTGTTGGACCAGGTGGAGCGTGGTTACAGGATGCCCTGTCCAGCTGAGTGCCCTGAGTCCCTCCACGACCTCATGTTGACCTGCTGGAGGAAGGATGCCGAGGAGCGGCCCACCTTTGAGTACCTGCAGGGCTTCCTGGAAGACTACTTCACCTCCACTGAGCCCCAGTACCAGCCTGGAGAGAACCTGTAG
- the LOC109908261 gene encoding proto-oncogene tyrosine-protein kinase Src isoform X4: MGGTKSKPKDVSLGGGAGSLNFSPAQHTLTSNRNPAVDGTRQPTQALTNTPELALFGGAESTSSVTSPNRGTLAGGVTTFVALYDYESRTASDLSFRKGERLQIVNNTEGDWWLARSLTTGESGYIPSNYVAPSDSIQAEEWYFGKITRRDSERLLLGLENRKGTFLVRESETTKGAYCLSVLDYDNTKGLNVKHYKIRKLDSGGFYITSRTQFNNLQQLVAHYHKHADGLCHCLTEVCPVLKPQTQGLARDAWEIPRDSLRLDLKLGQGCFGEVWMGTWNGTTRVAIKTLKTGTMSPEAFLQEAQVMKKLRHEKLVQLYAVVSEEPIYIVTEYMGQGSLLDFLKGDMGKMLRLPQLVDMASQIASGMAYVERMNYVHRDLRAANILVGDNMVCKVADFGLARLIEDNEYTARQGAKFPIKWTAPEAALYGRFTIKSDVWSFGVLLTELATKGRVPYPGMVNREVLDQVERGYRMPCPAECPESLHDLMLTCWRKDAEERPTFEYLQGFLEDYFTSTEPQYQPGENL, encoded by the exons ATGGGGGGAACCAAAAGCAAGCCCAAAGACGTCAGCTTGGGAGGAGGGGCTGGTAGCCTCAACTTCAGCCCTGCCCAGCACACCCTCACATCCAATCGGAACCCTGCAGTGGACGGGACACGCCAGCCCACTCAGGCCCTGACCAATACCCCGGAGCTGGCCCTGTTTGGGGGTGCAGAGTCCACCAGTAGCGTCACGTCTCCTAACAGAGGGACACTTGCAG GAGGAGTGACGACGTTCGTGGCGCTGTATGACTACGAGTCTcgcactgcctctgatctgtctTTCAGGAAGGGCGAGCGGCTACAGATAGTAAACAACAc AGAAGGGGACTGGTGGCTGGCTCGATCTCTGACTACGGGAGAAAGTGGTTACATCCCCAGCAATTATGTGGCTCCCTCCGACTCCATCCAGGCAGAAGA GTGGTATTTTGGGAAGATCACACGTCGCGATTCGGAGCGGCTCTTGTTGGGTCTGGAGAACAGGAAAGGAACGTTcttagtgagagagagcgagaccaccAAAG GTGCCTACTGTCTGTCAGTCTTGGACTATGACAACACTAAAGGGCTGAACGTGAAACATTACAAGATCAGGAAGCTGGACAGTGGAGGGTTCTACATCACCTCACGCACTCAGTTTAACAACCTACAGCAGCTTGTCGCACACTACCACA aGCATGCAGACGGACTGTGCCACTGTCTGACAGAGGTGTGTCCCGTACTGAAGCCTCAGACCCAGGGCCTAGCACGCGATGCCTGGGAGATCCCCAGGGACTCCCTCCGCCTCGACCTCAAACTGGGACAGGGATGCTTCGGAGAGGTCTGGATGG GCACGTGGAATGGTACGACGCGGGTAGCAATCAAGACCCTGAAGACGGGTACCATGTCCCCCGAGGCCTTCCTCCAGGAGGCTCAGGTCATGAAGAAGCTGAGACATGAGAAGCTTGTCCAGCTCTATGCTGTGGTGTCTGAAGAACCCATCTATATTGTTACTGAGTACATGGGACAAGGGAGCTTATTGGACTTCCTGAAGGGAGACATGGGAAAGATGCTCCGCCTTCCTCAGCTGGTAGACATGGCCTCACAG ATTGCCTCAGGGATGGCGTACGTAGAGAGGATGAACTACGTCCACAGAGACCTCAGGGCTGCCAACATCCTAGTGGGAGACAACATGGTGTGTAAAGTGGCTGATTTCGGCCTGGCCCGCCTCATAGAAGACAACGAGTACACCGCCAGGCAGG GAGCAAAGTTCCCCATCAAGTGGACAGCCCCTGAAGCTGCGCTGTATGGCCGCTTCACTATCAAGTCTGACGTCTGGTCGTTCGGGGTCTTGCTGACCGAGCTGGCCACTAAAGGCAGAGTACCATATCCAG GCATGGTGAATCGGGAGGTGTTGGACCAGGTGGAGCGTGGTTACAGGATGCCCTGTCCAGCTGAGTGCCCTGAGTCCCTCCACGACCTCATGTTGACCTGCTGGAGGAAGGATGCCGAGGAGCGGCCCACCTTTGAGTACCTGCAGGGCTTCCTGGAAGACTACTTCACCTCCACTGAGCCCCAGTACCAGCCTGGAGAGAACCTGTAG